Within Nocardioides rotundus, the genomic segment TCTCCCGGGCCAGGGTGCTCAGCCTGCCGCCCTGCCACTCGCCGTAGTCGCACTCGTTGAGCCCGTTGTCGCGCTCGATGGCGGGGCGGCCCTCCCCCGCCTTCGCGATCGCCTGGGCGGTCTGGCGGCATCGCTGGAGCGGGCTGGAGACGATCGCGACCAGCGGCACGGCCGCGAGCCGCTCACCGCTGCGGGCCGCCTGCTTCCGGCCGGTCTCGTCCAGGGACACCCCCGGGCTGCGGCCGGCGAGGATCCCGCTGGCGTTGGCCGTGGTGCGTCCGTGCCGCACCAGCACCAGAGTCGACATGCGTGCCACCGTAGCCCTCGCCGGTTAGCCTGCGCGGATGATCGTCGACAGTGCCGTCTACCGCGACGGGGTCCGGGTGCCGGTGGACTGCGCCCCCACGGACGCCAACGCGCTGCGCCAGGCCGCGGAGTCCGGGGACTTCGTCTGGATGGGCCTCTACCAGCCGACCCAGGAGGAGCTGGAGGACGTCTCGGTGGCCTTCGCGCTGCATCCGCTCGCGGTCGAGGACGCCGTGAACGCCCACCAGCGGCCGAAGCTCGACGTCTACGACGACAGCCTGTTCCTCACCCTGAAGACGCTCTGGTACGTCGATGAGCAGGACGCCGTCGAGACCGGCGAGATCAACATGTTCGTCGGCCACGACTTCGTCATCACCGTCCGGCACGGCGAGGGGGCCGAGCTGGCGTCGGCGCGCACCTGGCTGGAGTCGAACAAGGACGTCCTGGAGCACGGGCCCTCGGCGGTGGTGTACGCCGTCTCCGACCGGGTCGTGGACGGCTACGAGGCGGTGGGGAAGGCGCTGGAGGAGGACGTGGACGAGGTGGAGAGCTCGGTCTTCTCTCCCGAGCGCACCAACGACTCGGCGCGGATCTACGTGCTCAAGCGGGAGCTGGCCGAGATGCGTCGCGCGGTGCTGCCGCTGCGCGAGCCGATGCGCCGCTTCGCGACCGGCGACGTCCCGGTGATCGACCCGGAGTCCGAGCCCTACTTCCGCGACGTGCTGGACCACCTCTCCCGCGCGGCGGAGAGCATCGACACCCTGGAGGGCCTGCTCTCCTCCGCGTTCGACGCCCACCTGGCCCAGATCCAGGTGCAGCAGAACGAGGACATGCGCAAGATCTCCGCCGGCGCCGCGCTGGTCGTCGTACCGACCCTGATCGCCGGCATCTACGGGATGAACTTCGAGCACATGCCCGAGCTCGGGTGGACCTTCGGCTACGCCTACGCGCTGCTGCTGATGCTCGGCACGTCCCTGGGGCTGCTCTGGCTGTTCAAGAAGTCCGGCTGGCTGTGAGGTTCAGGCGCTGAGCACGCCGGTGGCCAGGAGCACCAGGGTCGCCGTACCCAACAGCACCCGGTAGATCACGAACGGGGTGTAGGAGCGGGTGGAGACGTAGCGCAGCAGCCAGGCGATGGCGGCGTACCCCACGACGAAGGAGACGACGGTGGCCAGGATCGTCGGGCCCCAGCCGAAGTCGTTGTGCCCGTTGGGGATCTCCTTGAGCTCGAAGAGCCCGGCGCCGATGACGGCCGGGATCGCCAGGAGGAAGGCGTAGCGGGTGGCCGTCTCGCGCTCGTAGCCGAGGAAGCGGCCCATCGAGATGGTCGCGCCGGAGCGGGACACACCGGGGATGAGGGCGCAGGCCTGGGCGAGCCCCATGAGCACCGCGTCGCGGATGCCGAGCTGCTTGAGGGTCTTGCTGGTCGACCCGACCCGGTCGGCGATGCCGAGCACGACGCCCAGCACGATCAGCGTGGTGCCGATGATCCACAGGTTGCGGAAGTCCTGCTCGATCACGTCCTTGAAGATCACGCCCAGGACCACGATCGGCAGCGAGCCGATGATGATGTACCAGCCCATCCGCGCGTCGAGATGGCCGCGGAGCTCGGGCCGGA encodes:
- the corA gene encoding magnesium/cobalt transporter CorA, whose protein sequence is MIVDSAVYRDGVRVPVDCAPTDANALRQAAESGDFVWMGLYQPTQEELEDVSVAFALHPLAVEDAVNAHQRPKLDVYDDSLFLTLKTLWYVDEQDAVETGEINMFVGHDFVITVRHGEGAELASARTWLESNKDVLEHGPSAVVYAVSDRVVDGYEAVGKALEEDVDEVESSVFSPERTNDSARIYVLKRELAEMRRAVLPLREPMRRFATGDVPVIDPESEPYFRDVLDHLSRAAESIDTLEGLLSSAFDAHLAQIQVQQNEDMRKISAGAALVVVPTLIAGIYGMNFEHMPELGWTFGYAYALLLMLGTSLGLLWLFKKSGWL
- a CDS encoding undecaprenyl-diphosphate phosphatase, encoding MIDLLKAAFLGLLQGLTEFLPISSSAHLRIFPELFGWGDPGAAFTAVIQIGTELAVLIYFRKDIWRIGSAWVRSLFRPELRGHLDARMGWYIIIGSLPIVVLGVIFKDVIEQDFRNLWIIGTTLIVLGVVLGIADRVGSTSKTLKQLGIRDAVLMGLAQACALIPGVSRSGATISMGRFLGYERETATRYAFLLAIPAVIGAGLFELKEIPNGHNDFGWGPTILATVVSFVVGYAAIAWLLRYVSTRSYTPFVIYRVLLGTATLVLLATGVLSA